In one window of Henckelia pumila isolate YLH828 chromosome 1, ASM3356847v2, whole genome shotgun sequence DNA:
- the LOC140874845 gene encoding vesicle transport protein GOT1-like isoform X1 codes for MMSFEMNDRKKIGLGLTGFGVFFSFLGIIFFFDKGLLAMGNVLFISGVALTIGLKSSAQFFMKRSNFKGTVSFGAGFVLVVIGWAILGMILEAYGFVVLFSGFWPTLAVFLQKIPIIGWIFQQPLVRSVCSLIVTVEKEYLCKHSLEVAPALISVVKTFQITLSVEVDRQ; via the exons ATGATGTCCTTCGAGATGAACGACCGGAAAA AAATTGGCCTCGGTTTGACTGGTTTTGGAGTGTTTTTTTCATTTCTGGGGATCATTTTCTTCTTCGACAAGGGACTGCTGGCAATGGGAAAT GTTCTCTTCATCTCAGGGGTGGCATTAACCATTGGACTCAAGTCGTCTGCGCAATTCTTCATGAAACGTTCAAATTTTAAG GGAACAGTTTCATTTGGTGCTGGCTTTGTTCTTGTTGTAATTGGTTGGGCTATACTGGGGATGATTCTTGAGGCATATGGTTTCGTTGTGCTCTTTAG TGGATTCTGGCCAACTTTGGCTGTTTTTCTGCAGAAGATTCCTATCATTGGTTGGATTTTCCAGCAGCCTCTTGTTAGATCGGTATG TTCTTTGATCGTCACCGTGGAAAAAGAGTACCTGTGTAAGCATAGTTTGGAGGTGGCTCCTGCACTTATTAGTGTTGTAAAAACCTTTCAGATAACCCTTTCCGTGGAAGTTGATCGACAGTAG
- the LOC140874845 gene encoding vesicle transport protein GOT1-like isoform X2 has protein sequence MMSFEMNDRKKIGLGLTGFGVFFSFLGIIFFFDKGLLAMGNVLFISGVALTIGLKSSAQFFMKRSNFKGTVSFGAGFVLVVIGWAILGMILEAYGFVVLFSGFWPTLAVFLQKIPIIGWIFQQPLVRSFFDRHRGKRVPV, from the exons ATGATGTCCTTCGAGATGAACGACCGGAAAA AAATTGGCCTCGGTTTGACTGGTTTTGGAGTGTTTTTTTCATTTCTGGGGATCATTTTCTTCTTCGACAAGGGACTGCTGGCAATGGGAAAT GTTCTCTTCATCTCAGGGGTGGCATTAACCATTGGACTCAAGTCGTCTGCGCAATTCTTCATGAAACGTTCAAATTTTAAG GGAACAGTTTCATTTGGTGCTGGCTTTGTTCTTGTTGTAATTGGTTGGGCTATACTGGGGATGATTCTTGAGGCATATGGTTTCGTTGTGCTCTTTAG TGGATTCTGGCCAACTTTGGCTGTTTTTCTGCAGAAGATTCCTATCATTGGTTGGATTTTCCAGCAGCCTCTTGTTAGATCG TTCTTTGATCGTCACCGTGGAAAAAGAGTACCTGTGTAA